A genomic window from Lotus japonicus ecotype B-129 chromosome 1, LjGifu_v1.2 includes:
- the LOC130716294 gene encoding probable beta-1,4-xylosyltransferase IRX10L, protein MKFWKWGFVGFLCAAFALAVGAVELGRNQPTERISGSAGDVLEDDPVGKLKVFVYELPSKYNKKILQKDPRCLTHMFAAEIFMHRFLLSSAVRTLNPEEADWFYTPVYTTCDLTPSGLPLPFKSPRMMRSAIQLISSNWPYWNRTEGADHFFVTPHDFGACFHYQEEKAIERGILPLLQRATLVQTFGQRNHVCLKEGSITIPPYAPPQKMHAHLIPDNTPRSIFVYFRGLFYDVGNDPEGGYYARGARAAVWENFKDNPLFDISTEHPTTYYEDMQRAVFCLCPLGWAPWSPRLVEAVVFGCIPVIIADDIVLPFADAIPWEEIGVFVDEKDVPQLDTILTSIPPEVILRKQRLLANPSMKQAMLFPQPAQPGDTFHQVLNGLARKLPHDRSIFLKSGEKVLNWTAGPVGDLKPW, encoded by the exons GTAGTGCTGGTGATGTGTTGGAAGATGATCCGGTGGGAAAGTTAAAGGTTTTTGTTTATGAACTTCCAAGCAAATATAATAAGAAAATTCTTCAAAAGGACCCAAGATGCCTCACTCATATGTTTGCTGCTGAGATCTTCATGCACCGGTTTCTCTTATCTAGCGCTGTCCGAACCCTTAATCCTGAAGAAGCTGATTGGTTTTATACCCCTGTATACACCACCTGTGACTTGACACCAAGTGGCCTCCCTTTACCTTTCAAGTCACCTCGAATGATGAGAAGTGCCATACAGCTTATTTCTTCAAACTGGCCTTATTGGAACAGGACAGAAGGGGCAGATCATTTCTTTGTGACCCCTCATGACTTCGGAGCATGCTTCCATTATCAA GAAGAGAAGGCAATTGAAAGAGGAATTCTTCCACTGCTACAGCGTGCTACCTTGGTTCAAACATTTGGACAGAGGAATCATGTGTGTTTGAAAGAGGGTTCAATCACCATTCCTCCATATGCTCCACCACAAAAAATGCATGCGCATCTAATTCCTGACAATACTCCCAGGTCCATCTTTGTTTACTTCCGAGGATTGTTTTACGATGTTGGAAATGACCCTGAAGGTGGTTACTACGCAAG AGGTGCAAGAGCTGCAGTGTGGGAGAACTTTAAGGACAATCCGCTGTTTGACATTTCCACAGAGCATCCAACCACATACTACGAGGACATGCAACGAGCGGTGTTCTGCTTGTGCCCACTCGGTTGGGCTCCTTGGAGCCCGAGATTGGTCGAAGCTGTGGTATTTGGTTGCATCCCTGTTATAATTGCAGATGACATTGTTCTGCCATTTGCTGATGCAATCCCATGGGAAGAGATAGGCGTGTTTGTTGATGAGAAGGATGTCCCTCAGTTAGACACCATACTCACATCTATCCCACCAGAAGTCATCTTGAGGAAACAAAGATTGCTTGCCAACCCTTCCATGAAGCAAGCCATGCTATTCCCTCAACCTGCCCAGCCAGGAGACACTTTCCATCAAGTTTTAAATGGACTCGCGCGAAAATTACCACATGACCGGAGTATATTCTTGAAGTCAGGGGAGAAGGTTTTGAATTGGACTGCTGGTCCTGTGGGTGACCTTAAACCTTGGTAA